The following nucleotide sequence is from Centropristis striata isolate RG_2023a ecotype Rhode Island chromosome 7, C.striata_1.0, whole genome shotgun sequence.
GCCATAAGTACGACAACCACAGATGCATTTGGTTAAAAGTTGCCAATTGACACTCGTGTTGGGGTTTATTCATAAAAACTCAAGTTAAGTTGCTCACTGGCTCCTGTTGCATTAAAAGCAGTTGAGAGATCTTCTGTCATGGTCTATGGACTGGCCGGTGTTGTAGTAAACCTTGTGTTTACACATCAAAATCCTGATTCACAGAGCAGTTTGGGAGAGGGTATGCTGTGTACCTGCAGACCCTCTTATCTATGGAGAGAGATTCAGCAGGAGCTCCAATCCCTGTCCTCTGGGGCCTATGTGGCCTAAGCCAGATgctgaagaaagagagagaaggccGAGGCTGCAGGCCCTCTCCTCTGAGTGGAGCAGGGTCTGTCTCTCATGGGACACTGGAGAAAAGAGGATGAAGGAATGGGAGTTTGGGGTTATAAGCAGGAGAGcctgtaaatggtaaatggacctgcacttatatagcgcttttctagtcgctttgcgaccactcaaagcgctttacaatacagactgcgctcattcacccgttcacacacacattcatactggtggcagaggctaccctaaacggtcccacctgccaatattgggaattcattcacacaccaatgaacacagcatcgggagcaatttggggttcagtatcttgctcaaggatacttcggcaCCTACATGCCGAGGTGTTCTGCGAGGGTTctgtcagggatcgaaccaccaacccttcggttgggggccaaccgactctaccgactgagccacagccgccctgtGCGCTGGCAGAGATCTTTCTGACCAATGAGGTTATCCCACATCTGTAGGATAATTGCAAAAAATGCAAGGCAGCGTGGGGTAGTGAGTCTGATGGCTGTTTCCCTGAACAAAGGAGATCCAGACAGCATTTTTCCAGACTGAGATTAGAAATGCTGTTGCATTTTCCATTCATTTCTGTTCACAtgcacaaatgaacaaagtCGATGTGCGCCATACCTGTAGTCCCAACAACCGTTTATCCATAACACCAGCTAAAGAGATGAATCGTCTGGAGATGTTTGATTAAGTTTGTTGTATTATGTTTTGGCAGAAAGTTCACTTCTTGCTCATTACAAGTAGCCGTAGAACTTGTTGCTGTTGTAAGGGTGACACACCTCAATATTGCTGacatgttgttgtttgcttCCTATGTTAATGCGGTCGACCGGCGTGCtactgaggacacacacagctgacaaGTGATGGATTGACTCTGTTGTTTGAGTCAGTATCGGGCTGATAACAGATATTAGTATCAGATCGTTGCATCCCTACAAACTCTCTTAGGAGATATTGTCAAAATTAAGTAGAGCAGTGAGCATTTTATTACTTAAGTGGATTCATGCAACCAAAagtcttcttttaatttaaagattcacattaattattaaatactCTGTATCCTTACAGTGCCAGATCATCGGATGTCACGGCAGCTGAGCAGCAGCTATGAAATGCTGCCACCTGACAGTGAGTTAAACTGACCAGAGTCAGAATTATCCTTCCATATATTTAGATCTAATTACTTGTAGGTCGTGAGCACAAAGacgttttattttgatttgaataTTTGAAAGCTCACTGATGGATTTGTTTCAAGATGATAAGAACTCACCCAGTCACTGAAATCCACCTTAAAAAAGTTGTCACTTCCTCATTAGTTGGTTAAAAATCCAattaaagtaagtaagtaaagtaattaCATTGTCTAATTcgctgggattttttttttcagtgtctgAGCTGAGAGTTGTTCTGCTGGGGAACAGATGGTCTGAGAGGAGTTCAGTGGGGAACTTGATACTGGGAAAGACTCTGTTCAGCACTGAGGAAGAACCAGACAACTGTGTGAGACAAAGAGGGCAGCTGGAGAAGAAAGAAATAGTTCTCATCAACACTCCAGATCTGCTGCTTCCCAACATCTCTGAACACAAACTAAGAAAACATGTAGAAAACTGTGTGAGACTCTCTGATCCTGGACCTCATGTGTTCCTGCTGGTTCTACAGCCTGAAGACTTCACTGaggaacacaaacagagacTCTGCAGAGTCCTTGAAAAGTTCAGTGAGCGATCATTCGATCATTCACTGGTTCTGATCTCAACACCCAGAGAGGAGAGATCAGATTTAGAAGAAAATTATATGCAACATTCTACATTAAAAGAGATGATCAGAATGTGTAGATACAGATATCTGAAGCTGAAGAACCTTGAACATCCAGAGCTGTTAACACGTTTGGAGGATGCATGTTTGAAAACGAAACCAAAGTCTGAACACATGAAACCAGCTCTAAACATGGTTCTGtgtgggaggagaggagcacGGAAGACCTCAGCAGCCAAGGCCATTTTAGGTCAGACAGAGCTTCATTCAGTCTCCAGCTCAGAGTGTGTTAAACATCAGGGAGAGGTGTGTGGACGTTGGGTTTCCCTGGTGGAGCTGCCTGCATTGAATGGAAAACCTCAGGAGGAAGTGATGGAGGAATCATTCAGGTGTATCTCCCTCTGTGATCCTGAGGGCGTCCATGCCTTCATCCTGGTCCTTCCTGTGGGTCCCCTCACTGATGAAGACAAGGGAGAGTTGGAGACCATCCAGAACACTTTCAGCTCTCGAGTCAATGACTTCACCATGATTCTGTTCACTGTGGAGTCAGATCCCACAGCTACAGATGTTAACtttctgaagaaaaacaaggacATCCAGGAGCTCCGTCAGAGCTGTGGAGGAAGACAGTTTGTCCTCAACATCAGGGACCAGCAGCAGATCCCAGAGCTGTTGGATGATGTGGAAAGGATGAGAGTGAAAGGATCAAGATGCTTCACGAAGGACACGTTCACCAAGGCTCAGATGGAGAAGGTCTTAGAACTTAAAGCTGAACTGCAGAATGTAAAGCAGAGAGGTGCCATGGAAGGTTATGGTGAACATGAGAGCAGAGAGCCTCTCAGAATGGTGCTGATTGGGAAGACCGGCAGCGGGAAGAGTACAACAGCAAACATAATTTTGGGCAAAAAGCATTTCAAAACCACAATCGCCACAAAGCTAAAGATCAAATCCTGTGAGAAAGCAACAGGAGAGATTGATGGGCGGCCTGTCGTTGTCGTCAACACTCCCGGCTTGTTTAATACAACTCTGTCTGAGGATGAAATTCGAAAGGAGCTTCAGAAATGCATCAGCATGTTGTGGCCTGGACCTCATGTGATCTTCCTGTTGCTGCAGATTGGGAACattacagaagaagaaaaagactcTGTGGAGCTGATCAAGGAGGTTTATGGCAAGAATTCAGGAGATTTCATCATCCTTATATTCACCAGAGGAAATGAACTGGAGGATCAGTCATTTGAGAGTTATATCAAAGATTGTGATGACTTTGTTAAACAACTCATAGATGACTGCGGAGGGAGATACCAGGTGCTCAATAATAAAGATGACATAAACCGCACACAAGTCAGAGAGCTGCTGACCAAGATTGACACCATGGTGAAGAAAAATGGAGGCAGCTGCTGCGCCACTGTGGAGCAAGTTACAAAAGAGGAACATCATGAAGAAATGCAACAGATGAAGTTAGAACTTGAAGCAAAAATGTCTGAACAAAGTAAGCAACTGGGGGAAGAAATGAAAAAACTGGGAGGAGAACTGCAAAGCATGAAGCTGAAACAGgctggaagaaagaaaaacaaatgccCCATCCAGTGATTATGTAGAACATCGAACATATACAAGAAGTACACTCAGGAAATTGGCCTCCTAACACCTTAGATAATCAATTTTAACAATTTGGATTGGGATTTTTTCATGCTTGCGCTATCTTGTGCACTGTATCCGCATGTATTTAATGAACTGGATAAACTTGGAAAGCCATCCGTTCACTAGATAACAGCTGCCTCCAACTGATATTGGACAGTACCACTTTAAACACAAGATGTAAGCTCAATCCAAGGCCTGACCTCAATTAGTTTAACTAAGTGTAACCTTCATATAAGTTACCTGACAACTCATATTTTATACATTGTTGAATCCAGTCTATTAGATATACTCTCTGGGCAGTTATTTGCTGAAAGAGCTGTCCTATGCTCCATTCCTTTTTTGGCACCTAACAGCTGACTAAAACATACTTCCAACAAGAACTGGGCACAAAAATGCTCTaattgtaatattcaaatttagtGGAAACAAAATTCTTCTGTTTTATGTGCTGTTATTACAGACAGTGGAGAGATGACGAGGAATGGAGAGCATAACACATTTTTCCTGTCTGGATGTTGGTTCATGGTCAGTATCTTGTTATCATATggatttttgagtttttcctaAGAActcatttgacttttttattgaCTGAGGCTCCGCAGAGTCCTAAAACTGTTTGGTGATTGTTCACTGGTTCGGATGTCAACACCCAGAGAGGAGAGTTCATCTTTCATGGATAAAGATGCAGCACATCAGCCCTTAAAAGACATGATCGGAAAATGTAGATACAGATATCTAAAGCAAAAGAACATTAAACTTCCAAAGCCATTAACCCATTTGGGTCAAACAACCAACAAGAAGAATGGAGAGCATGACAGCTGTGATGTATTGAGGGTGAGGACGCAGGTTTGATAATGACCCCAAAGTCTGTGTCTGAACCCAACGAACTAAAGCAAAGGACACagatggaagaagaagaagaagaaacaatgagaaaaaaaaatagatttttcttGTTTGCTGAATACTTTAATATTCTCTACAGAGATTTCAAGAGATCAAGCAAAATTTAAACAGAGCCCGGAGAAGAACACAAGCACAAGAATTTTGTGCTTGTGCTGTTGTGCtatatacactaccagtcaaaagttttagaacaccccaatttttccagttttttattgaaattcaagcagttcaagtaaaatgaacagcttgaaagggtacaaaggtaagtggtgaactgccagaggtaaataaaaaaaggtaaggttaaccaaaactgaaagataatgtacatttcagaattatacaagtaggcctttttcagggaacaagaaatgggttaacaacttaactctatggagtcttggactattttgtccattttttaattcttttcatgtctttgtaagtaatttcgtgtctttatttggtaattttgtgtcttttttagtcattttgtgtcttttggtgtctttttttgtcattttgtgtctttttttggtcattttgtgtctttttttagtcctttagtccaacataaaatgtgattttgaatcttttttttactttcaaaacactatcatgctcaatcaagaattttaaatgttgcaaatgtgcattaatttcagagtacactgacacattaaactgcatcattttcaattaaattctggaaaagttggtgtgttctaaaacttttgaccagtagtgtatatatatatatatatactgtgttGAGTAGACGTACACTACAGAGAGTGCAAAGATGTCTTTAGTCTCCATTCACACCCATGGCCGGAGGTTATCAGgtcaaatacattatttatattcagaTTCTTCTAATCATCAGGCATATGTCTGACAATACCAATAACCAATAAATAATGGTGTGTTGAAATTACAGACTCAAAATTAAATGTCAAATAGGTTTTCTTAAACCCAGTTCACTATGAAACTTGATTCAGGCAAATATTTACCCCAAAATAACTGTTGAGGCTTAAAATGACACTTTTGACTGACACTAGATCAGACTTGGGAAGTTCTCTCATTTCTGCGATAGATAAGAGGTTCCATTCAATTTTCAGGAAACAGATTCTCCAACAGCTGCTAAAGTGTCGTTTTAACTAGGCATGTACCAAAGTTATTGTCTGTCCAGTGTAAGGTTGATTTGTTTTGAGTGACAAAACTCTGTGGAGCAAATACTACAGAATGAAGACAGGACTTTTgacctgcatttttttttgtttcgtttGGATTCAGCTTTTCTCTTccataatgtttatttttaacagaTACAAACAGTATTATTCAGGTTTGGGATATTTTGGTCCTAAAAGAAGGGGAACTTACACAGCATAGATGTTTccattgttgtttcttttgtacaaacaattttgacaattttgattttgacaacattcttgtttttgtgttattatctTTTTCCAGCAAGTCTTTAACTTCCAAACTGGTTTGTATGttagttgtattttttgtatctgCCTAACGATGTAAGTTAATTTAGCTGTTAAAGTTTAGAATTTCAGTATTAATGCACAAatggtttcttttttaactttgataCACTTAGGGTATAACTTCTCAACTGGTGAGAAAggcataaatcatttttattgcatagtaGAAGCTATGTTATGCTATTGAAAAGGTAAAGGTTGGAATCATTTTTGACTCTggttatttctcaaaatgtatTCTACAAAGTTTCAGTCAGGGATGTTTCTTTAAGAGAAATGTATGCCTTTCCCTACATGTATAGAATCCATGAGAGCTGTATTATGTTGTATTTTGTATCTCTTAACTCTTGGTTTTCAATTTTTCTACTTGTATATTGTttaacaaacatatttttttattaccattAATGGCACGTCATAGCATGAAATATACAGTATCTATCAAGTTACCCAGGACCTCAGATGACACTATAACTTTACGTCTTTAacaatttttaaacaaaactgaaacctgttgttttggttattatgtctGGCGAGCCTTATTCAACACTAAGAGACGTCTTTATAGAACTACAGAGACATTTTATCTTGTGTCTTCAGTGTTAAAAATTCACAGtcttaaacaaaataaaataactaataataactaataactttTGAACtgctttttctgtatttcttgtTCCATTACAAATACACTAATGATATTAGGTTTATGTAGCCTGTCGATACAagatttatatatgtatatatatatatatatatatacatatatagtggGATTGGGGCTCTGTAAAGAGATGGATGTGTAATCTAATTTCCAAATAATAACACTAAGGTGCACAGTTATTACTACGGCAAGGTAATTCTGCTTTTACTGAATTTCTCTCAggataaaacagaatgtgacgagcatagacacacatccacaggTCTGTATTCAGGTGACAGCGAATCAGTAAACCACAGATTGAACATGTTTTTCACTGCTAAAACTGAATGACTGAGCCTTTTCTACTGGcagcaaagtgtttttttttgtcttgtttttaaataagACTGCATTTTGCTTGAAAATTTTGTATCGAAGGATTCAGTATGATCATTATCATCAAATGTCTTCATGTGTAAATGTGAAGTCATAACTAAGCATTCAGAAATGAAGTATAATATTAGTTAATGGCAAAGCTGAAGTTTTTCTTTGGCATCAGCTGTTTGAGTCGACTTCACAAGCATTGGTTCATTCAATTCTCTGGGCCTCCTAACGTCCAATCATATTCCTGCAGGGTTACAAGGTGGAAAtgatcagctgacagctttgtTTTTAAGTTGTCTGACCAGCAGAGGGAGACTTTATTCTACCAAACATTACATGGTAAAGGCTTCTTTTAACTGTTGAGTGAAGCATATAGCAGGAGGTAGCTTTGTTGGTATAAAGGCAGTTATGTCTGTCACACTCTCCACTCTGttggaggaaaatattgtatgtTGAAATTGATCAAATCTTTCCTTCAGTTGGTCTAGTCCAAAAACTAATAAACTTTTGCATAACAGCAGTGACAcgttattaaaagaaaaagtaattattGTCAACATTGTTCAACCCACAGAACCTCAATTCAAATTCAAGTTCAGATTAAATATTCTCCAAGTTTGTCTTCAGTGCTGAGATTGTAATTTAATTGATGGAAGCAAAGATGATCTCACCTGGTGAGTAGACACaactgtaatatataaagtcaaacaaatgtatctaaTCCAAAGAACATCCTTAGTTTATAAGTAAAAAGTATTTGTTACTAATCCCCAGGTGTTTGCTGGCGGCTGGTGATAATCTAAAGAGAATCTTTTCTTGCTTGCAAAGCTCCATGATGAGAGAACTACTGTACAATCCAAGATAACAGCAACAGCTGCCTCAGGTAAGTCATGACATGCAATGAACTGTTTTAATGAATTAACTTTAAATGAATAGATCAATCCTGATGCTATAAAGATGCTCCAAAAACAGATTATCAAAACCAGATCTTGTCCCTGCATGTGATCAATGCAGGCAAACTTCTGCCACATTACTAAACATGTTCTGATCATGTCTCAAGTTTTATTTTGGAGAACCAGTTTTTAGACCTCAGACCCTTCTAGATAAACAAATATGAgtaatggtattttttttaaaccattaacACCAAGTTGAAGCATTTCTCCATGTTGGTAGTCAAACATTGTGAAACAACATTAAACCTAAAGCAACCAAGTTAACTATTATTTTTGTTAGGGTTAAATCTAAACATTTAACAAATTCAGTTTTCTCCTTAAACTTATTTTATAAAGAGAAATATCAGCTCCACTCTGATTATTGTTTGCCCctttaaaacaacacactgcaccataaaaagcacatttatttaaagataCTTCTTCTTCAGGTAACTATGAGTGAGTGTTTAAAGCTGCAAGAGCAAATACATTCAGATGATCAACAACAAGCTCCCTCCTGCTTTCAGGTTTATCTAAAACCAGAGTAAAACTAAAGTGAGATGACCTAAAAGTGGAGACTGGTTGTAGATCTTATTTCAGGTTTTCCTTTACAGTAACACTATATCTTAAGAGTTTGGATCCCAAGTAGAGAGTAGATAAGATTATCATCCCAACAATCAAGGTTTAATTTTGTTGGTTATTAAGTTTCCACTAAGACTTTGACCTGCTATTCATATCATAAACCTGCAATCGATCTGTTGTTTTATACTCCTGATTCACTGCTATCAAACGACCTTCATACCAGCCACCTTGTGTGACCTGAGCtccattttgtaaaaaatagataaagttTTCCCGCCTTGGCTGTTACCTGACCAGCATAGTGTGACCTGAGCAGTTCTCatgctgtgtgtttattttaaatcatttttctcctctttctctttgtttgaATAGTGTTCAGGGTTTGTTTTCCTTTCAGGTACTGAGAGTTGTCAGAACAAGTTCAAATCACTTTATATGAAGAATAATAAGGTGGTGGGAGTTTACTACTGGGTCAAGTTCATAGCttcagtttttagtttttctgcttAAATGAAACAGTTTTATATGTTTGTATGTGCAAGTTGAAAGTCTGATTTGGTGATGAGCCTACAAGTGTGATGTGTGACATTACAACTAGCTTGGAAGTCAGTCTTGGTCATATTTGCTTATTTACATCAAGTGTGAGAAAGTTAAAGCATTAAAGTTAAAGTATTAAAACATTCTGGAATTCTTAATTAGGTTTTAAGGAGCAGATGTCTTCTTAAAGATTTTAACGTGGAAATTATACTTtttggtgaaaaaaacaaaataatcctCGTTCCCAGACTATTggtttattgttatattatgttattttcattgttcctgtctgtctttttgtatATATGTCATCATACGTGTCTTGAGGGGATCTTTGAGTTTAAGTGACAACCAGGACATATCCCTCTGTCACTAAGGTGGAAtttattactaaaaaaagaaacccacATGAATTTGAATCATTGTGAACTGTGGATTTTAACAGTGTACTTGATTTAAGATTAGAATTTGTCACATCTACTATGAAAAGGAAGAATAAGTAGAAGAAGCAACAACTCTCACTGTACAACTGTTTTTGGTACAGGGGTGTTAAATGTCAAATGTACACAACTTCTTGTTATCATTTTGTTAGAAAATAAAACGGTATATATACGTAACAGGCTCTCCAGGCCCTGGTTTACAACTTTAATAGTTGTTAAACATTAACTTTACTGTTGATCAGATCACGTGTTCACTGTCCTGCCCACTCTGAGAGGAAAGGTTGTCTCAGGTGAGTTTGGCTTCTGTACTGAGATTGTTATTTCATCGCTGGAAGCAAAGAGGATCTCACCTGGAATATAGTGAAACACATGTGTCTAATTgatttatgagtaaaaaatgGTACTAATCTCCAGGTGTTTGCTGACGACTAAGGACTGGTGATAATCTGAAGAGAATATATTCTCTCTTGCAAAGCTCCATGATGGGAGAACTACTGTACAATCCAAGATAACAGCAACATCTGCCTCAGGTAAGTCATGACACGCAATGAActgttttaatgaattatttgtaGAAATATAAACCACAATGCTATAAAGTTTGCCCACAATGGTCAAAAAATATATCATCTGAGATCAGGACAGATCTTGTCCCTGCATTTTAAAGGCAAACTCCTAACACGTGTTCTGGTCAAGTCCCAAGTTGTTGAGATtttgtttatacatttttgagacCTTATCCAAAGTATGTAGGAAAGCAATAGCCCATTCTCCATTAATCTGACTGGTGTAGCTCCAATAGAAGCTCCTCTAACTGGGCgcaaaaaaattagatttactGCCAGAGGGTCGACCAGAACATTCTGTACCACTTGGCAACCATTTATGTCTTTGTTAAAGGTATGATACTGATTATTTTATAATCAAGCtatgactgtttttttctgtgttactGCTGTATATTCAAAGGTTCAAAAGGATCAAAAAAAGTTTGCCATCGGTGTCTGATGTTGACTGATAAGAAGacatttattgatgcattttattattctgtAAATGGATCAGAGTCTGAAGTCCAAGGACGACAAATCATCTTTTGATAAACATTACAGCAGCTATAAAACAAGACTACTATTGCAAGTATTACCACCAAAGTTaacatataacacattttatgcCAAGAAGATTAAGATCacatgcttttttaaatattcttcaTTTCAGGCATTTGCAGTACGTGTGGTAATACCTACACATATATACTAGTAGACTTGCATACATATAGAAAAAGATTTAAACAAAAGTAGGGCATTTTAGGGAAATATACACTTTACATTACTGCCATATTTCCTCAAATTTACTTCACGCTTCAGTGAGAAAGTGACTGGCTTATGTCATTTTCTTGCAAGTAGTCCAAAAAAGTGAATGTGCCACTTTAAGGTTACTATCGTCCCAAGTATATGGTCTCtaattctgtgtgtattttacACCAATAATAATGTACTCTTGGACAAGCCAAACAAAGTTTTACCaaaccttaccttaccttataaGGTGATGATTGGCTTCCTGGGAGCTGCTGGAGAGGCTTTAGTTGGGCAGCTTTTGAGCAGGTGTGGTCTGAAAAACTGCAAAGACACTTCAGCTAAACAAGATCACATGTTTTTAAAGCAAACTTGATTATTCCTGAATATGTTTTCTGCCTTTAtatacagaaaatgtttttatgtatggcTGTTGTTCTGCAgaattatatctttttttgtctcagatgtataaaatattttgaaCATACTTGTGATGTTatcttaaattttatttttattaggattttttttttttttttttacatatatttagaTTGTAGCTGAAGAAGTACAGTgaatgagtaaatgtacttatattatattatatttcaccACTGCTTCTGTATGACTGGTTGATGACAATACTAACATGAACATAATCAAGCGGCCCTCTAAACATTAGTTCTTCAGGAACAATTCAAACGGTCTATAACTTTATTAATTATTCGCATTAGTTATggattttaaattacaattaattGTAATTGTTCTTAGCAGACTTTTTGTATATAGGAGTAatttatcatattatattatttttactttgttaaaaaataaaatgaaaacaggtcataaatgtatattatacCACCTGTCTAAAACATagataattataaataaaataaatattttagaaatctttcaaaagcttgtctaaaactaaaatgttattgttgtttatttggccAATAACAAagtgaattcacctttttatacacacatttgtcacaaattaatcaattagaacattcaaccactaaaacccTGTGCAAATAGATTACTACAATTAgactcttaatcaagaaatattGATGtactttactatttttacagggggtttttttgtaaaaaaaacaaaaaaacaaaaatgggtaacaataataattatattttagcattaaaaatatcatttggGTTAAAGTGCTTCGACACACTGGTGTAGAAAACTTGCAAGACACAAGCTGTCTCCTACTTCACTGCAGCCCCAGTCTCCATGTATGTGCACTGCTGGCTTTAAATTTCTACATCATACTTGTATTAATTGCAAATATGACCAGGACTATAGAGAGTTTATAAAGAAAAGTGATCTTTCCTAATTGTGAAGGGGAAATAAAGATCAATACAATGACCAAAGCCGCTGGCAGttacatgtaattaaaatccATAACTATAACTTTATAGCAACTTTATAGTTCTTTTTGAACAATTCACTGCTGTTGAACTGAATTGTTCAAAAAGAACTATAAAGTTGCGATAAAGTTTTCCACACGTCAAATCATCTTTTGATCAACATTACAGCAGCTATAAATTACTATTGCTATCAAGTTTTCACCATTGGTAACACATTAACTTTTTACAAGGACCACCATCACTACTGCTGCTAGATACTAGTTTCCATATAACTCATTTTACAAAGTTCATGGCATGAACTCGTGCATTAAATGGACAGCAGGTGtatttcaaaaagtatttattcttaaaaagctatggtaaataaaatacacaatgtCTAATCTAACAGATTATTTActctgtgtatgtatgtgtgtgtgtgtgtgtgtgtgtgtgtgtgtgtgtgtgtgtgtgtgatgacaaGATGGCCGTCTAAGTTATCCAACTGGCGACATGGCCACGTGCCAAGGGtcttaaaacaataaacaaggaTGGTGTAGAGGGGGAAGGTCTTTGCCTTACAGAACAAAAGATCGTGTGCCAACTTTGAATTCCTCTTCAAAGCTGCTCTTCTGTGTAAGAAAGCCAATTTAAAGTATTCGTGTGTAATCTCATGTACCAGATaagaaataatttgttgataGAGTTAAATTGCATGCACAACCTTTTGTCGGTGTAAAGAAAAAAGACTAACTTCAAGTGGTGTGGCAAAGCCTAACACAATAACCTGCACATATATCACTTATACTTAACACACATTAAACCAAATTATTGATTATGAGTTAAAACCTTGTGCCTAGTGGAGTCCAGCAGTCCTTTGCTGGGTGTGGTTGCCAACTGGTCTTCCAAGTTAACT
It contains:
- the LOC131974193 gene encoding GTPase IMAP family member 8-like, with the protein product MAAALVPDHRMSRQLSSSYEMLPPDMSELRVVLLGNRWSERSSVGNLILGKTLFSTEEEPDNCVRQRGQLEKKEIVLINTPDLLLPNISEHKLRKHVENCVRLSDPGPHVFLLVLQPEDFTEEHKQRLCRVLEKFSERSFDHSLVLISTPREERSDLEENYMQHSTLKEMIRMCRYRYLKLKNLEHPELLTRLEDACLKTKPKSEHMKPALNMVLCGRRGARKTSAAKAILGQTELHSVSSSECVKHQGEVCGRWVSLVELPALNGKPQEEVMEESFRCISLCDPEGVHAFILVLPVGPLTDEDKGELETIQNTFSSRVNDFTMILFTVESDPTATDVNFLKKNKDIQELRQSCGGRQFVLNIRDQQQIPELLDDVERMRVKGSRCFTKDTFTKAQMEKVLELKAELQNVKQRGAMEGYGEHESREPLRMVLIGKTGSGKSTTANIILGKKHFKTTIATKLKIKSCEKATGEIDGRPVVVVNTPGLFNTTLSEDEIRKELQKCISMLWPGPHVIFLLLQIGNITEEEKDSVELIKEVYGKNSGDFIILIFTRGNELEDQSFESYIKDCDDFVKQLIDDCGGRYQVLNNKDDINRTQVRELLTKIDTMVKKNGGSCCATVEQVTKEEHHEEMQQMKLELEAKMSEQSKQLGEEMKKLGGELQSMKLKQAGRKKNKCPIQ